Proteins encoded in a region of the bacterium genome:
- the groL gene encoding chaperonin GroEL (60 kDa chaperone family; promotes refolding of misfolded polypeptides especially under stressful conditions; forms two stacked rings of heptamers to form a barrel-shaped 14mer; ends can be capped by GroES; misfolded proteins enter the barrel where they are refolded when GroES binds), with translation MAKQIIFDERARKKLLSGVDQLANTVKVTFGPKGRNVVLDKGYGTPVITNDGVTIAKDIELEDRFENVGASLVKEAAEKTNETAGDGTTAAAILTQAIVREGMKNVAAGANPILLKKGIEEATAAAVRTLENDAKKIGSKEEITQVATISAQDESIGKLIADIMDEKDGVGSQGVITVEDSQSVGVEKEVVKGLQFDKGYVSPYMITNAEKMNAEMENPMILVTDKKVSSIQQDLIKLLEQMMQAGQKNLVIIADDVDGEALATLILNKIRGIFNGLAVKAPGFGDRRKELLGDIATVTGATLISEDLGLKLENVTLDMLGSAHRVVAEKEKTIIVGGKGDPAKIKERADQIKAQITKTDSDYDREKLEERLSKLSGGVGVIKVGAPTETEQKEKKYRVEDAVNATKAAIEEGIVAGGGLALLKAADELQAVIDKRAKENANPDIITGMRIIQRAIEEPIRQIVSNAGREGSVVIAEVRKQNFAVGYDAMQNEYTDMFKAGIVDPKKVIRLELQNAASIAATLLTTEAVVTDIPEKKDKETPGGGGMGDFGGM, from the coding sequence ATGGCTAAACAAATTATTTTCGACGAACGAGCAAGAAAGAAGCTACTTTCCGGTGTTGATCAACTGGCGAACACGGTAAAAGTGACTTTTGGTCCAAAAGGTCGTAACGTCGTTTTGGATAAAGGTTACGGAACACCGGTTATTACCAATGACGGCGTAACTATTGCGAAAGATATTGAACTGGAAGACCGTTTTGAAAACGTTGGTGCATCTTTGGTAAAAGAAGCTGCTGAAAAAACGAATGAAACTGCCGGTGATGGAACAACCGCCGCCGCAATTTTGACGCAAGCAATCGTGCGCGAAGGAATGAAAAATGTTGCCGCCGGTGCGAACCCGATTCTCTTGAAAAAGGGTATTGAAGAGGCTACAGCTGCTGCGGTAAGAACTCTGGAGAACGACGCAAAGAAAATCGGTTCCAAAGAAGAAATTACTCAAGTTGCGACAATTTCCGCCCAAGATGAAAGCATCGGAAAACTGATCGCGGACATTATGGATGAAAAAGACGGCGTCGGGTCACAGGGTGTAATCACTGTTGAAGACTCACAGTCTGTTGGTGTGGAAAAAGAAGTGGTTAAAGGTTTGCAATTCGATAAGGGCTATGTTTCGCCTTATATGATCACCAACGCGGAAAAGATGAACGCCGAAATGGAAAACCCGATGATCTTAGTGACAGACAAAAAAGTTTCTTCGATTCAGCAAGACTTGATCAAACTTTTGGAACAAATGATGCAAGCCGGCCAAAAGAATTTGGTGATTATTGCCGATGATGTGGACGGTGAAGCGTTGGCGACATTAATTCTCAACAAGATTCGCGGTATCTTTAATGGCTTGGCTGTTAAAGCCCCCGGTTTTGGTGATCGTCGCAAGGAATTGTTGGGCGATATTGCCACGGTGACCGGCGCGACGTTGATTTCGGAAGACCTTGGGTTGAAACTGGAAAACGTCACGCTGGATATGTTGGGTTCCGCCCACCGCGTGGTCGCCGAAAAAGAAAAAACCATTATTGTTGGTGGCAAGGGCGATCCGGCTAAAATTAAGGAACGTGCCGATCAAATCAAGGCGCAAATTACCAAAACCGATTCCGATTACGACCGTGAAAAACTGGAAGAACGCTTGAGCAAGCTTTCCGGTGGTGTTGGTGTGATTAAGGTTGGTGCACCTACCGAAACGGAACAAAAAGAGAAGAAGTATCGTGTGGAAGATGCCGTGAATGCTACGAAAGCCGCGATTGAAGAAGGTATTGTCGCCGGTGGTGGACTGGCTTTGCTAAAAGCGGCAGACGAGTTGCAAGCAGTCATCGACAAGCGCGCGAAAGAAAATGCTAACCCGGATATTATTACCGGGATGCGTATTATTCAACGCGCTATCGAAGAGCCAATTCGCCAAATTGTTAGCAATGCCGGTCGCGAAGGTTCGGTAGTAATCGCCGAAGTGCGTAAGCAAAACTTCGCGGTTGGGTACGACGCGATGCAAAACGAATACACCGATATGTTTAAGGCGGGAATTGTCGATCCAAAGAAAGTAATTCGTCTTGAATTGCAAAACGCCGCGTCAATTGCCGCGACCTTGCTCACAACCGAAGCTGTTGTGACCGATATCCCGGAAAAGAAAGACAAAGAAACACCGGGTGGCGGTGGAATGGGCGATTTCGGCGGGATGTAA
- a CDS encoding co-chaperone GroES, which translates to MNIKPLNDKVVVKPLKQDEKTKSGIFLPDSAREEKPEQGEVVAVGTGKMLDNGTRAVMSVKVGDRVLFTKYSPDEVEIDGIKYLVIEEEKILGVVEA; encoded by the coding sequence ATGAATATCAAACCGTTGAACGATAAAGTGGTGGTGAAACCGTTGAAGCAAGATGAAAAGACGAAGAGCGGGATTTTTCTTCCAGATTCCGCGCGCGAAGAAAAGCCGGAACAGGGTGAAGTGGTGGCTGTTGGGACAGGTAAAATGTTAGACAATGGCACTCGCGCTGTAATGTCCGTCAAAGTCGGTGACCGCGTTTTGTTTACAAAATATTCGCCGGACGAAGTGGAAATCGATGGTATTAAGTATCTCGTTATCGAGGAAGAAAAAATTCTCGGTGTAGTTGAAGCATAA
- a CDS encoding zinc ribbon domain-containing protein gives MSPLSKRQKLPNHFPFAQFARCGECGSMITAQYATNRFGTKYTYYRCTKKKFEESFKDFGQQRKNWVEPLRSFVLSLREVIILEKGENYFA, from the coding sequence TTGTCGCCTCTTTCCAAGAGGCAAAAACTGCCAAATCATTTTCCGTTTGCACAATTCGCTCGATGCGGTGAGTGCGGAAGTATGATTACGGCTCAATATGCGACCAATCGTTTTGGCACAAAATATACTTATTATCGCTGCACCAAAAAGAAATTTGAGGAAAGTTTTAAGGATTTTGGGCAACAGAGAAAAAATTGGGTCGAACCCTTGCGGAGTTTCGTTTTGTCTTTGAGAGAAGTCATTATTTTGGAAAAAGGTGAAAACTATTTCGCATAG
- a CDS encoding HAD family phosphatase, whose amino-acid sequence MICAVIFDLDGVLIDSEPVNVKAAQQAFSEFGYTLSDEDVLLIPGRHSDDYIPEIVKNNSLPILPVQVVSSIHEHYRALWQKMVVLMPDTLEILSSLKEKGIILALATSASRPTVEMFLNKFGFAKYFTVIISADDICHRKPHPESYLVALAKLHQPSHSIIVVEDTAIGVTAAKAAGLLCAAIPNNFSRNQDFSQADYIYTSLNEVATLINGL is encoded by the coding sequence ATGATTTGTGCAGTTATTTTCGACCTAGACGGAGTCTTGATTGATTCAGAGCCTGTGAATGTTAAGGCTGCGCAGCAGGCCTTTTCCGAGTTTGGTTATACGCTCTCAGATGAGGACGTATTACTTATTCCCGGTCGTCATTCTGACGACTATATTCCTGAAATTGTTAAAAATAACAGCCTTCCAATATTGCCGGTGCAAGTTGTCTCTAGTATCCACGAACACTACCGCGCATTATGGCAGAAGATGGTGGTACTCATGCCTGATACATTAGAAATACTGTCGTCTCTTAAAGAAAAAGGAATTATCTTGGCGCTGGCAACCAGTGCGAGTAGACCTACTGTTGAAATGTTTCTTAATAAGTTTGGTTTTGCTAAATACTTTACGGTAATTATATCGGCGGATGACATTTGTCACCGTAAACCTCATCCCGAGTCCTATCTTGTGGCGTTGGCTAAACTTCATCAGCCATCACATAGTATAATTGTGGTGGAAGATACGGCAATTGGTGTGACCGCCGCCAAGGCAGCCGGCCTACTCTGCGCAGCCATACCAAATAACTTCTCGCGAAATCAAGATTTTTCCCAAGCAGATTATATATACACGTCATTGAATGAAGTGGCCACATTAATTAATGGTCTATAA
- a CDS encoding ParB N-terminal domain-containing protein has protein sequence MSKKFESTVELDLLLVDADLFVRTALNEDWVVTLADLVQAGTELPPIVVVSVGERFRVVDGRHRKAAYELCGKDKILVQLTEVPGGEIGLISASYKANVGGSLPPTKDDTEHTIEALLDAGATKKNIGQLLNLPASLARKYVDSVENRIKRRRVNKAALAVATESLTIPQAAQIHNIDVDDLKTRLGVKPGRKKKIIDFASDGLVQCRKRHRGLSSSRGRFLAELVKLVSDGEVVPQRAIDIFDDLQKQVKGDLRLIEDWRKRLNVRVNGEAT, from the coding sequence ATGAGTAAGAAGTTCGAAAGCACAGTTGAGTTAGATCTTTTGTTGGTTGACGCGGACCTCTTTGTTCGCACGGCGCTCAACGAAGATTGGGTGGTAACACTTGCCGATCTGGTGCAAGCGGGAACTGAATTGCCCCCAATCGTTGTTGTGTCGGTTGGTGAACGTTTTCGAGTCGTTGACGGTCGGCATCGCAAGGCCGCCTATGAGCTGTGTGGTAAGGATAAGATTTTGGTGCAGTTGACCGAGGTTCCTGGTGGTGAAATCGGACTGATTTCCGCTTCCTACAAAGCCAATGTCGGTGGTTCTTTGCCACCCACAAAGGATGACACGGAACATACGATCGAAGCTTTGTTGGATGCCGGGGCAACCAAAAAGAACATTGGTCAGTTGCTCAACCTTCCTGCGTCTTTGGCTCGGAAGTATGTCGACAGTGTCGAGAACCGGATCAAGCGCAGGCGGGTCAATAAGGCGGCGCTTGCCGTTGCAACGGAATCGTTGACGATTCCACAGGCGGCGCAAATCCACAACATCGATGTCGACGATCTGAAAACGCGTTTGGGTGTCAAGCCTGGACGGAAGAAGAAGATAATCGACTTTGCTAGTGATGGGTTGGTGCAATGCCGGAAGCGGCATCGCGGTCTATCCTCTTCACGAGGAAGGTTCCTGGCCGAACTTGTTAAGCTGGTGAGTGATGGTGAGGTGGTGCCTCAAAGGGCAATTGACATCTTTGATGATTTGCAGAAACAGGTCAAAGGGGATTTACGGCTCATCGAAGATTGGAGAAAACGCCTGAACGTTCGCGTGAACGGTGAAGCGACGTGA
- the uvrA gene encoding excinuclease ABC subunit UvrA, with amino-acid sequence MANVITIRGARVHNLKNVDVTIPRDKLVVITGLSGSGKSSLAFDTLYAEGQRRYVESLSAYARQFLGLMDKPDADQIDGLSPAISIDQKSGTRNPRSTVGTVTEIYDYLRLLFARTGVPHCPQCGKMIRRQTIKEITDQILNLPDGSNIMVLAPKIRDRKGEHKQIFKEIEQQGYVRARVDGSVYDLQEAQQLELDKQKKHSIEVVIDRLLIDKRNLDRPRIADSVETATRIGGGIVIIEDRTAKKDFVYSEQFACSDCGISLTEVEPRMFSFNSPHGACPACTGLGTQLEVNEELVIPNRKLTLAEGAIKPWSRRMRGSSWAMWILEAVAKRNHFSLDVPVSKLSEEVMEIIMFGMGDEKITVKTEEGTTMETKFEGVVPNLMRRYKETDSDYARSEIERYMVSKPCPVCKGKRLKPESLSVFLAGKNMHEVVSLTIADNYKLFSDLAQNPKSHETFGPREQIIGKQVLLEIRARLKFLLDVGLDYLTLDRSAATLAGGEAQRIRLATQIGSGLVGVLYILDEPSIGLHQRDNSRLIGTLKTLRDLGNSVIVVEHDEEMIRNADYVIDVGPGAGEHGGQIVFAGTAKALEKSNTLTGKYLAGKMEIPVPKKKRAGNGKTLVIKGATEHNLQNVDVKIPLGKFVCVSGVSGSGKSTLINDILSKVLAKEFYGAKDLPGKHDSVQGLQNLDKVIMIDQSAIGRTPRSNPATYTGVFTAIRELFSATPEAKVRGYDAGRFSFNVRGGRCETCQGDGVIRIEMQFLPDVYVECEECHGKRYNREALDILYKGTTIAEILNMTVERAHEFFRAIPAIESKLAVLEQVGLGYVHLGQPATQLSGGEAQRIKLATELSRRATGKTIYILDEPTTGLHFDDVRKLLTVLHALVDKGNSVLVIEHNLDVLKAADWIIDLGPEGGNKGGEIIAEGTPEEVSRVAKSYTGQYLKGMLGKKKTK; translated from the coding sequence AAAACGTCGATGTAACCATTCCACGCGACAAGCTGGTGGTTATCACCGGACTCTCGGGTTCCGGTAAATCTTCTCTCGCTTTTGATACACTTTACGCGGAAGGGCAACGTCGTTATGTTGAATCGCTTTCCGCTTACGCTCGGCAGTTCTTGGGTTTGATGGACAAACCGGACGCCGACCAAATTGACGGGCTAAGTCCGGCAATTTCCATCGATCAAAAATCCGGGACACGCAATCCGCGTTCTACGGTAGGTACTGTTACAGAAATTTACGATTATCTTCGTTTGCTTTTTGCCAGAACCGGTGTCCCGCATTGTCCGCAGTGTGGAAAGATGATTCGTCGTCAAACAATCAAGGAAATTACCGATCAGATTTTGAATTTGCCGGACGGCTCAAACATTATGGTGTTGGCGCCCAAGATTCGCGACCGCAAAGGTGAGCACAAACAAATTTTCAAAGAAATTGAACAGCAGGGTTATGTGCGCGCTCGTGTCGACGGCTCGGTTTATGATTTGCAAGAAGCGCAACAATTGGAATTGGATAAACAAAAAAAGCATTCTATTGAGGTTGTGATCGATCGCTTGTTAATTGATAAGCGCAACTTGGATCGTCCGCGCATTGCCGACTCGGTAGAAACAGCAACCCGTATTGGTGGGGGCATTGTGATCATCGAAGATCGCACCGCGAAAAAAGATTTTGTTTATTCTGAACAATTTGCTTGTTCGGATTGTGGGATCAGTTTGACCGAAGTGGAACCAAGAATGTTTTCGTTTAATAGTCCGCACGGCGCGTGTCCGGCTTGTACCGGTCTTGGTACGCAATTGGAAGTAAACGAAGAACTTGTAATTCCTAATCGCAAATTAACTTTGGCCGAAGGCGCCATTAAACCGTGGAGTCGCCGGATGCGTGGCAGTTCATGGGCGATGTGGATTTTGGAAGCAGTGGCTAAAAGAAACCATTTTTCGTTGGATGTGCCGGTTAGTAAGTTATCGGAAGAAGTAATGGAAATTATTATGTTTGGTATGGGTGACGAAAAAATCACTGTGAAAACCGAAGAGGGTACGACGATGGAAACAAAATTTGAAGGTGTGGTTCCCAATTTGATGCGTCGCTACAAAGAAACGGATTCGGATTATGCCAGAAGCGAAATCGAGCGTTATATGGTGAGCAAGCCCTGTCCGGTTTGCAAAGGGAAGCGTCTTAAGCCGGAATCATTAAGCGTTTTCTTGGCCGGAAAAAATATGCACGAAGTTGTGTCATTAACTATCGCTGATAACTACAAACTCTTTTCTGATCTCGCGCAAAACCCGAAATCACACGAAACTTTTGGTCCACGTGAGCAAATTATCGGCAAGCAGGTATTACTGGAAATTCGTGCTCGCTTGAAGTTTTTACTCGACGTCGGTTTGGATTATCTGACTTTAGATCGTTCGGCCGCCACATTGGCCGGCGGTGAAGCGCAACGGATTCGTTTAGCCACACAAATTGGTTCCGGTCTCGTTGGGGTGCTTTATATTTTGGACGAACCGTCAATTGGTTTGCATCAACGCGATAATTCGCGCTTGATTGGCACATTGAAAACTTTGCGTGATTTGGGTAACTCGGTAATTGTTGTGGAACACGACGAAGAGATGATTCGTAATGCGGATTATGTGATTGATGTCGGGCCGGGCGCCGGTGAACACGGCGGGCAAATTGTTTTCGCGGGAACGGCGAAAGCATTGGAAAAATCCAACACGCTTACCGGCAAATATCTCGCCGGAAAAATGGAAATTCCTGTGCCGAAGAAAAAGCGCGCCGGAAATGGAAAGACATTGGTCATCAAAGGCGCGACCGAACACAATTTACAAAACGTCGATGTAAAAATTCCGTTGGGTAAATTTGTTTGCGTGTCCGGTGTTTCCGGTTCCGGAAAATCGACATTGATTAACGATATTCTCTCGAAGGTCTTGGCCAAAGAATTCTACGGGGCCAAAGATTTGCCGGGTAAACACGATAGTGTTCAAGGTCTGCAAAATCTCGACAAAGTAATTATGATTGATCAATCGGCAATTGGTCGCACCCCACGCAGTAATCCTGCCACATATACCGGCGTCTTTACCGCGATTCGCGAATTGTTTTCGGCCACTCCGGAAGCAAAAGTGCGCGGTTATGATGCCGGACGTTTTTCTTTCAATGTACGTGGTGGTCGTTGTGAAACCTGTCAGGGTGACGGAGTGATTCGGATTGAAATGCAATTTTTACCGGACGTTTACGTGGAGTGCGAAGAGTGTCACGGTAAACGTTACAATCGCGAAGCGTTGGATATTCTTTATAAAGGAACAACGATTGCGGAAATTTTGAATATGACGGTGGAACGGGCGCACGAATTTTTCCGTGCTATTCCGGCGATTGAATCGAAATTGGCCGTGCTTGAACAAGTTGGTCTTGGCTATGTCCACTTGGGTCAACCGGCGACGCAACTTTCCGGTGGTGAAGCACAGCGCATTAAATTGGCCACAGAACTTTCCCGTCGCGCCACCGGTAAAACAATTTATATTTTGGATGAACCGACAACGGGTTTGCATTTCGATGATGTCCGTAAATTGTTAACTGTTTTGCATGCGTTGGTCGACAAAGGTAATTCTGTTTTAGTCATCGAACACAATCTCGATGTTCTTAAAGCGGCCGATTGGATTATTGATTTGGGCCCGGAAGGTGGAAACAAAGGCGGAGAAATTATCGCCGAAGGTACGCCGGAAGAAGTATCACGCGTGGCGAAGAGTTACACAGGGCAGTATTTGAAGGGGATGCTGGGGAAGAAAAAGACAAAATAA
- a CDS encoding nucleotidyltransferase domain-containing protein: METNNLKIEQAILATLAYHDILNMPLTATEIWRYLFREQPIRDRPCIQGRSLIGASLTETENILKNLYKFNEIEFHSGYYYFLERQDLVEKRLKMHALAQIKWKRLRRIVWFLQAIPFLEMVAASGSLAREFTHKDSDLDVLLVTKAGRIWTVRFIVTVILDLFHLRRRPTGPTRDLVCLNHYLAQDGLALPYQSLYTALEYAHIVPLIGDKVCAEFREANREWIEKYLVRLLPDEIDNLKQVRKSFFLSGIKKIVELLLCGMVGDALEEWLGKRQKERIVKNEENATAGGRIVASPLHLEFHPHSKEAPLLKKFNEKMAEMGLDAFGGQKDSGLTKNANGYMIPTSSDADPP; this comes from the coding sequence GTGGAAACTAATAATTTAAAAATCGAACAAGCGATTCTTGCCACGCTGGCCTACCACGATATTTTGAATATGCCGTTAACGGCGACCGAAATTTGGCGGTATTTGTTTAGAGAACAACCAATCAGGGACCGACCCTGCATACAGGGACGGTCCCTGATTGGCGCATCGCTTACGGAAACAGAAAACATACTTAAGAATTTGTACAAATTTAATGAAATCGAATTTCATTCAGGCTACTACTATTTCCTCGAACGACAAGATTTAGTTGAAAAGCGTCTAAAAATGCACGCGTTGGCGCAAATTAAGTGGAAACGGTTGCGACGCATCGTTTGGTTTTTGCAGGCGATTCCTTTTTTGGAGATGGTGGCGGCGAGCGGCTCGCTTGCCCGCGAGTTTACGCATAAAGATAGTGATCTGGATGTTTTGTTGGTTACAAAAGCGGGTAGGATTTGGACCGTGCGGTTTATTGTGACGGTAATTTTGGACTTGTTTCACTTGCGCCGGCGTCCGACAGGACCCACCCGTGACCTGGTTTGTTTGAATCATTATTTGGCACAGGACGGTTTAGCGCTTCCGTATCAAAGTTTATATACCGCTTTGGAGTATGCGCATATCGTCCCACTCATTGGTGATAAAGTTTGTGCGGAATTTCGGGAAGCGAATAGAGAATGGATTGAGAAATATTTGGTACGTTTATTGCCCGATGAAATTGATAATCTTAAACAAGTGCGAAAATCCTTTTTTCTTTCGGGGATTAAAAAAATAGTTGAGCTTTTGTTGTGCGGTATGGTTGGCGACGCACTAGAAGAGTGGTTAGGAAAAAGACAGAAAGAGAGAATTGTAAAAAACGAGGAAAATGCGACGGCGGGCGGTCGGATCGTGGCCAGTCCATTGCATTTGGAGTTTCATCCGCACAGCAAAGAAGCGCCGTTGCTGAAAAAGTTTAATGAGAAAATGGCGGAAATGGGATTGGACGCGTTTGGTGGGCAAAAAGATTCCGGCTTGACAAAAAATGCAAACGGATATATGATCCCGACATCCTCGGATGCCGACCCGCCGTAA
- the pyk gene encoding pyruvate kinase, whose amino-acid sequence MLKRTKIVCTIGPACQSEEKLSAMVRAGMNVARLNMSHGTYENHALLIQNIRKAAEKNGAIVALLLDLQGPKIRVGKLPDGGVEIKKDAKIILTTGTEKYSEGVIPVQFKNLHKDVKEGDRILLDDGNLEVAVEKVDGREIHCRMIIGGKLISHKGITVPTASLSTSALSKKDKEDLVFGLKQGVDFVAISFVRRPSDIRELRGLIKKGLPEGMAVPLIISKIEKHEALVNLDEIVAETDGIMVARGDLALETKASEVPIWQKKMIQKCLETAKPVITATQMLDSMTNAPRPTRAEISDVANAVIDHTDATMLSQESAMGKYPVETVTTMADIARSTEASPLDDMVTLPPLDGTAPPVLAMSAAACIIAKEIGAKAIFVMSRTGFTARCVSRHRPLLPIIVATSEASTRNQLALSWGVDPYSIEKFSEAREAWAILAPELKKKYKFKKGDRIIAVSGLTSNRHGNWDESVRVFEV is encoded by the coding sequence ATGCTTAAAAGAACCAAGATCGTCTGCACCATCGGGCCGGCGTGCCAGTCGGAAGAAAAATTATCGGCAATGGTAAGAGCCGGCATGAATGTTGCTCGCTTAAATATGTCGCACGGTACGTATGAAAACCACGCGTTGTTGATCCAGAATATTCGGAAAGCCGCCGAAAAGAATGGGGCGATTGTCGCATTGTTGTTGGATTTGCAGGGCCCGAAAATACGCGTTGGAAAATTACCGGACGGTGGCGTGGAGATAAAAAAAGATGCGAAAATTATTTTAACCACCGGTACAGAAAAATATTCCGAAGGAGTAATTCCGGTGCAGTTCAAGAATTTGCACAAAGACGTTAAAGAAGGTGATCGCATCCTATTGGATGACGGAAATTTGGAAGTGGCCGTTGAAAAAGTTGACGGCAGAGAAATTCACTGTCGCATGATTATTGGCGGGAAACTGATTTCTCACAAAGGGATTACCGTCCCCACGGCATCGTTGAGTACTTCCGCCTTGTCTAAAAAAGATAAAGAAGATTTGGTGTTTGGTTTGAAACAAGGCGTGGATTTTGTCGCCATCTCTTTTGTTCGTCGTCCGTCTGACATTCGTGAATTGCGCGGTTTAATCAAAAAAGGATTGCCTGAAGGAATGGCCGTACCTTTGATTATTTCCAAGATTGAAAAACATGAAGCGCTAGTGAATTTGGATGAAATTGTGGCGGAAACCGACGGTATTATGGTGGCGCGCGGGGACCTGGCGTTGGAAACTAAGGCCTCCGAAGTACCAATTTGGCAAAAGAAAATGATTCAAAAGTGTTTGGAAACCGCCAAGCCTGTGATTACGGCGACGCAAATGTTAGATTCAATGACCAACGCGCCCCGTCCAACTCGCGCGGAAATTTCGGATGTGGCCAACGCGGTGATTGATCATACGGATGCCACAATGCTTTCGCAAGAATCGGCAATGGGTAAGTATCCGGTTGAAACCGTTACAACAATGGCTGATATTGCACGCTCGACGGAGGCTTCACCATTAGATGATATGGTAACTTTACCTCCTCTGGATGGCACCGCACCGCCCGTTTTGGCAATGAGCGCGGCCGCCTGTATTATCGCTAAAGAAATTGGCGCTAAGGCGATTTTTGTGATGAGTCGCACCGGGTTCACCGCCCGTTGTGTTTCTCGTCATCGTCCGCTTTTGCCAATTATTGTTGCAACCTCTGAAGCATCTACGAGAAACCAGTTAGCGTTGAGTTGGGGTGTTGATCCCTATTCGATTGAAAAATTCAGCGAAGCCCGTGAAGCCTGGGCGATTTTGGCACCGGAACTGAAGAAAAAATACAAATTCAAAAAAGGCGACCGCATTATCGCTGTTTCCGGTTTAACCTCAAACCGTCACGGCAATTGGGACGAATCGGTACGCGTGTTCGAAGTGTAA
- a CDS encoding nucleotidyl transferase AbiEii/AbiGii toxin family protein codes for MHKEILTVAQIQLLPVVKLFLKDFGLVGGTAIAFHLGHRESIDFDLFMFDEFSNPKIRRKILRLAKIDTVLRDETGQFTLICNGVRFTFFQFPYKIDFSESLDDVVKLPNLLTLAAMKAFALGRRAKWRDYVDLYFILKAGHTVKEITEKGKEVFGNEFNEKIFRTQLAFFEDIDYSEQVVFKEGFSVQDETIKAYLVEASL; via the coding sequence ATGCATAAGGAAATTCTTACCGTCGCGCAAATACAATTATTGCCAGTTGTAAAATTGTTTTTGAAAGATTTTGGATTGGTGGGTGGAACGGCAATCGCGTTTCATCTTGGTCATCGAGAATCAATCGATTTTGATTTGTTTATGTTTGATGAATTTTCCAACCCAAAAATAAGAAGAAAAATTTTGCGTCTCGCAAAAATTGATACTGTGTTGCGAGATGAAACAGGCCAATTTACGCTTATCTGCAACGGTGTCAGGTTTACATTCTTTCAGTTTCCCTACAAAATCGATTTTTCAGAATCATTGGATGATGTTGTAAAATTGCCAAATCTGCTAACGCTTGCCGCAATGAAAGCGTTTGCGCTAGGCAGACGCGCCAAATGGAGGGATTACGTTGATCTGTATTTCATCTTAAAAGCGGGGCATACCGTGAAAGAAATCACGGAGAAGGGTAAGGAAGTATTCGGTAACGAATTTAACGAAAAAATATTTCGCACCCAACTCGCATTTTTTGAAGATATCGATTATTCCGAACAGGTAGTTTTCAAAGAAGGTTTTTCCGTGCAAGACGAAACAATTAAAGCGTATTTGGTGGAAGCGAGTCTGTAA